In Quercus robur chromosome 10, dhQueRobu3.1, whole genome shotgun sequence, a genomic segment contains:
- the LOC126702081 gene encoding rust resistance kinase Lr10-like: protein MKKTKNELDLEAFIRNYGPLALTRYKFSDIKKFTNSFKVKLGQGGYGGVYKGELLNGHLVAVKVLNASKGNGDEFINEVASISRTSHVNIVALLGFCLEGQKRALIYEFMPNGSLEKFIHSGNIETTTPLLGLEKLFQIAIGIARGLEYLHRGCNTRILHFDIKPHNILLDEDFLPKISDFGLAKLSPRNESNISMAVARGTIGYIAPEVFNRNFGGVSHKSDVYSYGMMILEMVGGRKNIDVGISNTSEIYFPHWIYKRLKQHNDLGFLDNMTIGENAMVRKMILVGLWCIQTNPFDRPSMSKVIEMLEGNIEALQIPPKPFLSSPPRSLAEESSTTC, encoded by the coding sequence atgaagaaaacaaagaatgaaCTTGATCTTGAGGCATTCATCAGAAATTACGGACCACTAGCTCTAACTAGATATAAATTCTcagacataaaaaaattcaccaaCTCATTTAAAGTTAAACTGGGTCAAGGGGGTTATGGTGGTGTGTACAAAGGAGAGCTACTCAATGGTCATCTCGTGGCTGTGAAGGTCCTGAATGCATCAAAAGGAAATGGAGATGAATTTATCAATGAGGTTGCAAGTATTAGTAGAACTTCTCATGTTAATATTGTCGCACTCCTTGGATTTTGTCTCGAAGGTCAGAAAAGAGCTCTCATCTATGAGTTCATGCCCAATGGATCACTTGAAAAATTCATACACAGTGGCAACATTGAGACTACCACTCCACTCCTAGGATTGGAAAAACTGTTCCAAATTGCAATTGGTATTGCTCGGGGGCTTGAGTACTTACATCGTGGCTGCAATACTAGAATCTTGCATTTTGATATAAAACCACATAACATCCTTCTGGATGAAGATTTTCTTCCAAAGATCTCTGATTTTGGACTTGCTAAACTTTCTCCAAGGAATGAGAGTAACATATCAATGGCCGTTGCCAGAGGAACTATAGGGTATATAGCTCCTGAAGTGTTCAACAGAAACTTTGGAGGAGTTTCACACAAATCTGATGTCTATAGTTATGGAATGATGATTTTAGAGATGGTTGGAGGAAGAAAAAACATTGATGTTGGAATTAGTAATACCAGTGAGATATATTTTCCACATTGGATTTATAAGCGACTTAAGCAGCACAATGATTTAGGATTTCTTGATAATATGACCATAGGGGAAAATGCAATGGTGAGAAAGATGATCTTAGTGGGCTTGTGGTGCATACAGACAAATCCATTTGATCGGCCATCCATGAGTAAAGTGATTGAAATGTTAGAAGGAAACATAGAAGCCTTGCAAATCCCTCCAAAACCTTTCTTATCTTCACCTCCAAGATCTCTTGCAGAAGAATCCTCCACCACATGTTAA